The Bacteroidota bacterium genome includes a region encoding these proteins:
- a CDS encoding glycosyltransferase, with protein sequence MTYVIIVTYGDRKQFLEQILFFFNTYTSLQLVIINNNSEYSVNEINLVLNNPNVFIINSAVNKGSAWGYKTGIQYACNQQNCEMIWLLDDDNLPETNTLEILQSQYEHLQSHSNFKHFALMPFRTDRSYLSNVIQGEPIKWNFPQKNAFLGFHIFKLHFKLVKKLNLLTRKSHSSNFVIPCAPYGGFFFHKDLIKLIGLPDERFFVYADDFEFTYRITEAGGAIFLIENARISDLEQTWQTKQSNTFSSNILSVDNNKVYFSIRNFVFFQKLHLVSNNFIFTFNRIIYSNYLSLLAFFTGKQFNYRRFLEATNDGLKGNFNNKKYPI encoded by the coding sequence ATGACGTACGTTATTATAGTTACATATGGTGATAGGAAACAATTTTTAGAGCAGATCTTATTTTTTTTTAATACATATACTTCATTACAACTAGTAATAATTAATAACAATTCTGAGTACTCCGTGAACGAAATAAATTTGGTGCTGAACAATCCGAATGTTTTTATTATTAATTCTGCCGTAAACAAAGGTTCAGCCTGGGGGTATAAAACCGGTATCCAATATGCCTGTAATCAACAAAATTGCGAAATGATTTGGCTGTTGGATGATGATAACCTACCTGAAACAAATACATTAGAAATACTCCAAAGCCAATATGAACACCTCCAATCACATAGTAATTTTAAACATTTTGCATTAATGCCTTTTCGCACAGATAGAAGCTATCTTTCTAATGTTATTCAAGGTGAACCAATAAAGTGGAATTTCCCACAGAAAAATGCATTTTTGGGCTTTCATATATTTAAATTGCATTTTAAGTTGGTTAAAAAATTAAATCTCCTTACAAGAAAGAGCCATTCAAGTAACTTTGTAATTCCATGCGCTCCCTATGGAGGATTCTTTTTCCACAAAGATTTGATTAAATTGATAGGATTGCCTGATGAACGGTTTTTTGTTTATGCCGATGATTTTGAATTTACTTATAGAATTACTGAAGCCGGAGGGGCTATTTTTCTAATTGAAAACGCTAGGATCAGCGACCTCGAACAAACATGGCAAACTAAACAATCAAATACCTTTTCTTCAAACATACTTAGTGTAGATAATAATAAAGTATATTTCTCCATAAGGAATTTTGTTTTTTTTCAAAAACTGCATTTGGTAAGTAACAATTTTATTTTCACTTTCAATAGAATTATTTATTCCAACTATTTATCTTTACTTGCCTTTTTTACAGGAAAACAATTCAATTACAGAAGATTTTTAGAAGCTACTAACGATGGCTTAAAAGGTAATTTTAATAATAAAAAATACCCAATATAA
- a CDS encoding methyltransferase domain-containing protein, with amino-acid sequence MFVLIKYLRKSYRYTYKAFFSKYDVIIEREVKGLNNLLDVGCGANSPVQTFNKNLYCVGVDAFEPSLEKSKVKKIHNDYKKLDVLKVGEEFPSKSFDIVVALDLIEHLEKGDGLHLLDMIEKIASKKVIIYTPNGFLPQGDRENNPWQVHLSGWTAQEFVDRGYKVIGVNGIKSLRGAFAKVKYKPAFLWNFISDLTELFVKHKPEKAFQLLAIKTIQT; translated from the coding sequence ATGTTTGTATTAATAAAATATTTAAGAAAATCTTACCGATATACCTACAAAGCTTTTTTTTCTAAATATGATGTAATTATTGAAAGGGAAGTGAAGGGGTTAAATAACTTATTGGATGTGGGTTGCGGAGCTAATTCGCCCGTACAAACCTTTAACAAGAATTTATATTGCGTAGGAGTTGATGCATTTGAGCCTAGTCTCGAAAAAAGCAAGGTGAAAAAAATTCACAATGATTATAAGAAACTGGATGTATTAAAAGTGGGAGAGGAGTTTCCATCAAAAAGTTTTGATATTGTGGTGGCTTTAGATCTTATTGAACATCTTGAAAAGGGTGATGGATTACATTTATTGGATATGATTGAAAAAATAGCATCAAAAAAGGTTATTATTTACACTCCAAATGGCTTCCTGCCCCAAGGTGATAGGGAAAATAATCCATGGCAAGTTCATCTTTCAGGGTGGACTGCTCAGGAATTTGTCGACAGAGGTTATAAAGTTATTGGCGTTAATGGCATAAAATCTCTTAGAGGGGCATTTGCAAAGGTGAAATATAAACCCGCTTTTTTATGGAATTTTATTTCAGATTTGACTGAATTATTTGTAAAGCATAAACCCGAGAAAGCATTTCAATTATTGGCTATTAAAACAATTCAAACATAG